One part of the Thiothrix nivea DSM 5205 genome encodes these proteins:
- the cydC gene encoding thiol reductant ABC exporter subunit CydC, translating into MNDLLRLLRLFKPYHGWMALGAFLSFITLLANVGLMAVSGWFITAMAMAGVAGVTMNYFTPSALIRLAAIVRTAGRYGERLVTHEATFRLLAELRVWFYQKLEPLAPARLEAFRSGDLLSRIRADIDKLDTVYLRLLVPLLVALLATLVFVVVLLFYHPLLALVEGGLLLIAGIFIPWLMNRLGHRTGQQMVMTKAQMRAALVNDLQGMGELLVYGADARHASEIQRLSQQLAQQQQKMSGLQGISQGALGLCANLAMWGMMLVAIPLVSSGSLAPPELAMLALFALASFEAVMPLPLAFQTLGETLAALRRIFELVDMQPAVQEPAQPLPMPEAFHFTFQDVGFRYGEAADTLQNITLDFPPASKLAIVGATGSGKSTLASLLLRFREPASGELLLAGQPIQRYSGEALRQHIAVVSQQTHLFNATLRDNLLLAKPDASQGEIETACQLALLHDFIANQPEGYDTWAGETGVRLSGGQAKRVAIARALLKNAPVLILDEPTEGLDPETARLVMRNIIQHVQRNRHSLLLITHRLHGLEQMDGIHVMDKGRIIESGTQAELLAAQGHFHYLAENSKLLGAQIKR; encoded by the coding sequence ATGAACGACCTGCTGCGTTTGCTGCGTCTGTTCAAGCCTTATCATGGCTGGATGGCGCTGGGCGCGTTTCTCTCGTTCATCACCTTGTTGGCGAATGTGGGGCTGATGGCGGTTTCCGGCTGGTTCATTACCGCCATGGCGATGGCGGGCGTGGCCGGGGTGACGATGAACTATTTCACCCCGTCTGCACTGATCCGGCTGGCGGCGATTGTGCGTACCGCCGGGCGCTACGGGGAACGGCTGGTCACGCACGAAGCCACTTTCCGCCTGTTGGCCGAACTGCGGGTATGGTTCTACCAAAAGCTGGAACCGCTGGCCCCAGCACGGCTGGAAGCCTTCCGTAGCGGCGACTTGCTCAGCCGTATCCGCGCCGACATCGACAAGCTGGATACGGTCTACTTGCGTCTGTTGGTGCCGCTGCTGGTGGCATTGCTGGCAACGCTGGTATTCGTAGTGGTGCTCTTGTTCTACCACCCACTGCTAGCGCTGGTCGAGGGTGGCTTGTTACTGATTGCCGGTATTTTCATCCCGTGGCTGATGAACCGGCTGGGGCATCGCACCGGCCAGCAAATGGTGATGACCAAGGCGCAGATGCGTGCGGCGCTGGTGAATGACTTGCAGGGCATGGGTGAACTGCTGGTGTATGGTGCGGATGCACGCCATGCCAGTGAAATCCAGCGCCTTTCCCAGCAATTGGCGCAACAGCAGCAGAAAATGAGCGGCTTGCAAGGTATCTCGCAGGGCGCGCTCGGCCTGTGCGCCAATCTGGCGATGTGGGGCATGATGCTGGTGGCGATTCCACTGGTTTCCTCCGGCAGTCTGGCCCCGCCAGAGCTGGCAATGCTGGCGCTGTTCGCGCTGGCGAGTTTCGAGGCGGTAATGCCGCTGCCACTGGCATTCCAGACGTTGGGGGAAACACTGGCAGCACTGCGGCGTATTTTCGAGCTAGTGGATATGCAACCAGCCGTGCAGGAACCAGCACAGCCGTTGCCCATGCCGGAAGCGTTCCATTTTACGTTTCAGGATGTGGGTTTCCGCTACGGCGAAGCTGCCGATACCCTGCAAAACATCACGCTCGATTTCCCGCCCGCCAGCAAACTGGCCATTGTCGGCGCTACTGGCTCCGGTAAAAGCACGTTGGCCAGCCTGTTGCTGCGTTTCCGCGAGCCTGCCAGTGGTGAACTGCTGCTGGCTGGCCAGCCGATCCAGCGCTACAGTGGCGAAGCTCTCCGCCAGCACATTGCGGTTGTTTCCCAGCAAACCCATTTGTTTAACGCCACCCTCCGCGACAACCTGCTATTGGCAAAACCGGATGCAAGTCAGGGTGAAATCGAAACAGCCTGTCAGCTGGCCTTGCTCCACGATTTCATTGCCAACCAGCCGGAGGGCTACGACACCTGGGCTGGCGAAACCGGGGTACGGTTGTCGGGCGGGCAGGCCAAACGGGTTGCCATTGCGCGCGCCCTGCTGAAAAATGCGCCTGTGCTGATCCTCGACGAGCCAACCGAGGGGCTGGATCCGGAAACTGCCCGGTTGGTCATGCGCAATATCATCCAGCATGTGCAACGCAACCGGCACAGCCTGCTGCTGATTACCCACCGCCTGCACGGTCTGGAGCAGATGGATGGCATTCATGTCATGGACAAAGGCCGTATTATCGAGTCCGGAACCCAGGCAGAATTGCTGGCGGCACAAGGCCATTTCCATTATCTGGCAGAAAACAGCAAGTTATTGGGCGCGCAAATAAAACGCTAA
- a CDS encoding Crp/Fnr family transcriptional regulator — protein MMEQQASVDQATHCPVNELPIFAGLGDKFREALKKVESDAVNYSAAETIYSAGAEAQNFYVVRDGYVKLFKTTLSGKDQIIRIVKPGELFGFDGLVDVLYNHSAVPLKHATVCRIPVERLRTLGDQRPEVERLIMVRCIKELQHADERLLELGAKRSAERLASFLLSWCGGTPSGKWTPLVLSRLEIAQLLGLTIETVSRLFAQWKRASLVEEKRQALRILDLKLLQQVADSRE, from the coding sequence ATGATGGAACAGCAGGCAAGCGTGGATCAAGCTACACACTGTCCAGTCAACGAACTGCCCATTTTTGCCGGATTGGGGGATAAATTCCGCGAAGCGCTCAAGAAGGTCGAGAGTGACGCGGTTAATTATTCGGCGGCTGAGACCATTTATAGTGCTGGCGCAGAAGCCCAAAACTTTTACGTGGTGCGTGACGGTTATGTCAAGCTGTTCAAAACCACCCTGAGCGGCAAGGATCAGATCATCCGCATCGTCAAACCCGGCGAGCTGTTCGGCTTCGACGGTTTGGTTGACGTGCTTTACAACCACAGTGCTGTCCCCCTCAAGCACGCCACGGTCTGCCGCATCCCGGTCGAACGCCTGCGCACCTTGGGCGATCAACGCCCCGAAGTTGAACGCCTGATCATGGTGCGTTGCATCAAGGAACTGCAACATGCCGATGAACGCCTGCTGGAACTTGGCGCAAAACGCTCAGCCGAACGGCTGGCCAGTTTCTTGTTGTCTTGGTGCGGGGGTACGCCATCCGGCAAGTGGACGCCGCTCGTCCTTTCCCGTCTCGAAATCGCCCAGTTGCTGGGTTTGACCATTGAAACCGTCAGCCGCCTGTTTGCCCAGTGGAAGCGCGCCAGTTTGGTGGAGGAAAAGCGCCAGGCCCTGCGTATCTTGGATCTGAAGCTGCTGCAACAGGTTGCCGACAGCCGCGAGTAA
- the purL gene encoding phosphoribosylformylglycinamidine synthase → MLILPGSVALSDFRRTKLLNTLQAAVPAVTGLQAEYAHFVRTARELNAGEKDRLQALLTYEERQGSHDFSGTLFLVTPRTGTISPWSSKATDIAHNCGLGMVERIERGIAYDVQTSTSLSDAERAHIAQLLHDRMTEMVLPDMQDAVILFSQAEPALLRHVDISGDAVTALQQANVEWGLALSPDEIEYLAENYAELGRNPTDVELMMFAQANSEHCRHKIFNADWIIDGQEQPKSLFGMIRNTYRHAPEGILSAYKDNASVIEGPLATRFLTDVKSGEYHYTNEPVHILMKVETHNHPTAISPFPGAATGSGGEIRDEGATGNGSKPKAGLCGFSVSNLRIPGYQQPWEHDFGKPGRIVSALDIMLEGPIGAAAFNNEFGRPNIAGYFRTFEMQAPGAKGMELRGYHKPIMLAGGLGNIRENNIEKNPLPEGTPIIVLGGPVMLIGLGGGAASSMASGTSAENLDFASVQRGNPEMQRRCQEVIDRCVALGADNPILSIHDVGAGGISNAIPEIINDAGRGGRIELRTVPNDEPGMSPMEIWSNESQERYVLAIAEERLETFRALCERERAIYAVVGTATKEQQLLVGDSLFDNYPVDLPMNVLLGKPPKMLRDVHHQTFHKPEVDLSGIDLGDAIERVLRLPTVASKSFLITIGDRTVTGMVARDQMVGPWQVPVADVAVTATDYTTNYGEAMAMGERTPIALVNPAASGRMAIGEALTNIAAADIADIRNIRLSANWMAAAGYPGEDAALFDTVKAVGEDLCPRLGLAIPVGKDSLSMKTVWQQDGEDREMAAPLSLIVSAFSPAQDVRKTLTPQLCTGKGDTDLILVDLGKGKNRLAASALAQVYGQVGHYAPDLDNPDALTAFFGTIQDLRTENLILAYHDRSDGGLLATLAEMSFAGHVGVTACIGLLGDELLPALFSEELGAVLQVRHCDTDAVLEAFREAGLAHCTHVIGELNDSDELVLKFAHEEVYRAPRARLQKIWAETSYQMQALRDNADCAAQEFGRLDDARDPGLPFSLGYDPDGDVAAPYIRTGVRPAMAILREQGVNGQLEMAAAFDRAGFKTIDVHMTDIISGRVSLKDFKGLVACGGFSYGDVLGAGGGWAKTILMNPQASDEFAAFFAREDSFGLGVCNGCQMFSQLRGMIPGAAHWPRFYRNRSEQFEARYTAVEVLKSPSLFLQGMEGSRLPIAVAHGEGRAVFDVGVTPESVLAEGLVGLCYIDSYGNATEHYPENPNGSPLGITGLTTSDGRFTIMMPHPERLFRAVQHSWQPEGVLGEDGAWLRMFRNARVWVG, encoded by the coding sequence ATGCTGATCCTCCCCGGTAGCGTTGCCCTTTCCGATTTCCGCCGCACCAAGCTGCTGAATACCTTACAAGCCGCCGTGCCAGCGGTCACTGGCCTGCAAGCCGAGTATGCCCATTTCGTGCGTACCGCGCGGGAGCTGAATGCAGGGGAAAAGGATCGCCTGCAAGCCCTGCTGACCTATGAAGAGCGGCAAGGTAGCCACGATTTCAGCGGAACCCTGTTCCTGGTCACCCCGCGCACCGGCACCATCTCGCCGTGGTCGAGCAAGGCCACCGACATCGCCCACAATTGCGGCCTCGGCATGGTGGAGCGGATCGAACGCGGGATTGCCTACGACGTGCAAACCAGCACCTCGCTATCGGATGCTGAACGCGCCCATATCGCCCAGCTGCTGCATGACCGCATGACCGAAATGGTGCTGCCAGACATGCAGGATGCGGTAATCCTGTTCAGCCAGGCCGAGCCTGCACTATTACGCCACGTCGACATTTCTGGCGATGCCGTCACCGCTTTGCAACAAGCCAACGTAGAATGGGGTCTGGCGCTGTCGCCGGATGAGATCGAGTATCTGGCCGAAAACTACGCCGAGCTGGGGCGCAACCCCACCGACGTGGAGCTGATGATGTTCGCGCAGGCCAACTCGGAACACTGCCGCCACAAGATCTTTAATGCCGACTGGATCATCGACGGGCAGGAGCAGCCCAAGTCGCTGTTCGGCATGATCCGCAATACCTACCGGCACGCACCGGAAGGTATCCTTTCTGCTTACAAGGATAATGCCTCGGTCATCGAAGGCCCGCTGGCAACCCGTTTCCTCACCGACGTAAAAAGCGGCGAATACCACTACACCAACGAGCCGGTGCACATCCTGATGAAGGTGGAAACCCACAACCACCCGACTGCGATTTCCCCGTTCCCCGGCGCGGCGACCGGCTCCGGCGGTGAAATCCGTGACGAGGGGGCGACCGGTAACGGCTCCAAACCCAAGGCGGGTTTGTGCGGCTTCTCGGTTTCTAACCTGCGCATTCCAGGCTACCAACAGCCATGGGAACATGATTTTGGCAAGCCGGGGCGCATCGTTTCCGCGCTCGACATCATGCTGGAAGGGCCGATCGGTGCGGCAGCCTTCAACAACGAATTTGGCCGCCCCAATATCGCCGGTTATTTCCGTACCTTCGAAATGCAGGCCCCCGGCGCAAAGGGCATGGAACTGCGTGGCTACCACAAGCCGATCATGCTGGCGGGCGGTTTGGGCAATATCCGCGAAAACAATATTGAAAAGAACCCGTTGCCGGAAGGTACGCCCATCATCGTGCTGGGTGGCCCGGTGATGCTGATCGGTTTGGGCGGTGGTGCGGCTTCCTCCATGGCCAGCGGCACCAGCGCAGAAAACCTCGACTTTGCCTCCGTACAGCGCGGCAACCCGGAAATGCAGCGCCGCTGTCAGGAAGTCATCGACCGCTGTGTGGCGCTGGGCGCTGACAACCCTATCCTCTCTATTCATGACGTAGGTGCGGGCGGTATTTCCAACGCCATTCCGGAAATCATTAATGATGCCGGGCGCGGCGGGCGCATCGAGCTGCGCACTGTGCCCAATGACGAGCCGGGCATGTCGCCGATGGAAATCTGGAGCAACGAATCGCAGGAACGCTACGTGCTGGCGATTGCCGAAGAGCGTCTGGAAACCTTCCGCGCCCTGTGCGAACGCGAACGCGCCATCTACGCCGTGGTCGGTACAGCAACCAAGGAGCAGCAACTGCTGGTCGGTGATTCCCTGTTCGACAACTACCCGGTCGACCTGCCGATGAACGTGCTGCTCGGCAAACCGCCGAAAATGCTGCGCGACGTGCATCACCAGACTTTCCACAAGCCGGAAGTCGATCTGTCAGGGATTGATCTGGGCGATGCCATTGAGCGCGTGTTGCGCCTACCTACCGTGGCGTCCAAATCCTTCCTGATCACCATTGGTGACCGCACCGTAACGGGTATGGTGGCACGTGACCAGATGGTCGGCCCGTGGCAGGTTCCGGTAGCGGATGTGGCAGTCACAGCCACCGATTACACCACGAATTACGGCGAAGCGATGGCGATGGGCGAGCGCACCCCGATTGCGCTGGTGAACCCGGCGGCTTCCGGGCGTATGGCTATTGGTGAAGCGCTGACCAATATCGCGGCGGCGGATATTGCCGACATCCGCAACATCCGCCTTTCCGCCAACTGGATGGCGGCTGCGGGCTACCCCGGCGAAGACGCAGCCCTGTTTGATACCGTTAAGGCAGTAGGCGAAGATTTGTGCCCGCGCCTCGGCCTCGCCATTCCGGTTGGCAAGGATTCCCTGTCGATGAAAACCGTCTGGCAGCAGGATGGCGAAGACCGCGAAATGGCTGCGCCCCTGTCGCTGATCGTTTCCGCCTTCTCGCCCGCGCAGGATGTACGCAAGACCCTGACCCCTCAATTGTGTACGGGCAAGGGCGACACCGACCTGATCCTGGTCGACCTCGGCAAAGGCAAAAACCGGTTGGCTGCGTCGGCGCTAGCGCAAGTTTACGGACAGGTAGGGCACTACGCGCCTGATCTGGATAACCCCGACGCGCTCACGGCATTTTTCGGCACCATTCAGGATTTGCGTACTGAAAACCTGATCCTGGCCTATCACGACCGTTCTGATGGAGGCCTGCTGGCAACGCTCGCGGAAATGAGCTTTGCCGGGCACGTGGGTGTGACCGCTTGCATTGGCCTGCTCGGTGACGAACTGCTGCCTGCCCTGTTCAGCGAGGAACTGGGTGCGGTGCTGCAAGTGCGCCACTGCGATACTGACGCGGTGCTGGAAGCTTTCCGTGAGGCCGGTCTGGCGCATTGCACCCATGTCATCGGTGAACTCAATGACAGTGACGAACTGGTGCTGAAATTTGCCCACGAAGAAGTCTACCGCGCCCCTCGCGCCCGCTTGCAGAAAATCTGGGCGGAAACCAGCTACCAGATGCAGGCATTACGCGACAATGCCGATTGCGCGGCTCAGGAGTTCGGGCGGCTGGATGATGCGCGCGACCCCGGTTTGCCGTTCAGCCTCGGCTATGACCCGGATGGGGATGTCGCCGCGCCTTACATCAGGACTGGCGTGCGCCCGGCGATGGCGATCCTGCGCGAACAAGGGGTGAACGGGCAACTGGAAATGGCGGCAGCATTTGACCGTGCCGGTTTCAAAACCATCGATGTGCACATGACCGACATTATCAGCGGGCGTGTCAGCCTCAAGGATTTCAAGGGGTTGGTCGCATGTGGTGGTTTCTCTTACGGTGACGTACTGGGCGCGGGCGGTGGTTGGGCGAAAACCATCTTGATGAACCCGCAAGCAAGCGATGAATTTGCTGCTTTCTTTGCGCGGGAAGATTCCTTCGGGCTGGGGGTGTGCAACGGCTGCCAGATGTTCTCGCAGTTGCGTGGCATGATCCCCGGCGCAGCGCACTGGCCACGTTTCTACCGCAACCGTTCCGAGCAGTTCGAGGCGCGTTATACGGCGGTGGAAGTGCTGAAATCACCATCGCTGTTCCTGCAAGGCATGGAAGGCTCACGGCTGCCGATTGCAGTGGCGCATGGCGAAGGGCGTGCTGTGTTTGACGTCGGCGTTACGCCGGAAAGCGTGCTGGCGGAAGGTCTGGTGGGGCTGTGCTACATCGACAGTTATGGCAACGCGA